The sequence GGCGCGGCCCCCGCCCCCCGCCACCGGCGGCGCCCCCGAAGAAGGCGTCCATGATGTCCTGGAACCCGACGAATGGACCGGCCTCGCCCGGTCCACCCGGACCGCCGCCCCCGCCACCCGGGGCGAGGGGGTCGCCACCGAGGTCAACGATCTGTCGCTTCCGGTCGTCGGAGAGGACCTCGTACGCGGCGTTGATGTCCTTGAACTTCTCTTGCGCCTCCACGTCCGGATTCACGTCCGGGTGGTACTGGCGCGCGAGCTTGCGGTAGGCGCGCTTGATCTCGTCGTCGGAGGCTTCCCGGCTCACGCCGAGGATGCCGTAGTAGTCCTTGGCCACTGCGTTCGGTGTCCTCATGTTCGTCTCGCCTTGCGCCGACCGCCGGCCCGATCCGGCCGGACGGTAATGCCTAGTTCTGGGCCAGCAGGTCGCCCACGTAGCGTGCCACGGCCCGAACCGTGGCGATGGTGCTGGGGTAATCCATCCGAGTCGGCCCGACCACTCCGAGGCCACCCAGAATGGTCACCCCTGGTCCGTAACCGGTACTCACCACGGAGGTGGCGCGGAGATTGTCGATTTCGTTCTCGTCGCCGATCCGGACGCGCATCGCGCTCGGCTCGACCTCCCCGATGAGTTTGAGGAGCACCACCTCCTCCTCCAGCGCCTCCAGGATGGGGCGCAACGACCCCTGGAAGTCGAGCAGGCCACCGCGGGTGAGATTGGCGGTGCCGGCGAGGGCGATGCGCTCCTCGTGCCGCTCGACCAGCGTCTCCAGCAGGACGGTGGAGAGGGTGGTCATGGCCGGACGCAGCACCCCGGTCACCTCGTCAACCAACGCCTGCACCAGCGGCGGTGTGTCGGCGAGCCGGGTACCGACCAGCTTCTCGTTGACCAGCTGACGCAGATCGATCACGTCGTCCGGGAGTATCGGCCCGGGTAGCTCGACGAGCCGCTGCTCGACCCGACCGGTGTCGACGATCATGACAAGCATCAGCCGGGTGGTGGAGATCGGCACCAGCTCCAGGTGCCGGACCGAGGATCGGGCCAGCGACGGGTACTGCACGACGGCGACCTGCCGGGTCAGCTGGGCCAACAGCCGGACTGTGCGGTGCACCACGTCGTCGAGGTCAACCGCGCCGACCAGGAAGCGCTCGATCGCCCGGCGCTCGGCTGGGGTCAGCGGCTTCACCCGGGACAGCCGGTCCACGAAGAGACGATAGCCACGATCGGTGGGCACCCGGCCCGCGCTGGTGTGCGGCTGCTGGATGTAGCCCTCCTCCTCCAGCACCGCCATGTCGTTGCGGACGGTCGCTGGGGAGACCCCGAGTTGGTGCCGTTCGACCAACGTCTTGCTGCCGACGGGCTCCTGCGTGGCGACGTAGTCCTCGACGATCGCGCGCAGCACCGCGAGTTTGCGGTCGTCGAGACCCATCCTTCCCCCCTCCTGCTGTAGCGCGTCGGCCACCGA comes from Salinispora tropica CNB-440 and encodes:
- the hrcA gene encoding heat-inducible transcriptional repressor HrcA, which translates into the protein MGLDDRKLAVLRAIVEDYVATQEPVGSKTLVERHQLGVSPATVRNDMAVLEEEGYIQQPHTSAGRVPTDRGYRLFVDRLSRVKPLTPAERRAIERFLVGAVDLDDVVHRTVRLLAQLTRQVAVVQYPSLARSSVRHLELVPISTTRLMLVMIVDTGRVEQRLVELPGPILPDDVIDLRQLVNEKLVGTRLADTPPLVQALVDEVTGVLRPAMTTLSTVLLETLVERHEERIALAGTANLTRGGLLDFQGSLRPILEALEEEVVLLKLIGEVEPSAMRVRIGDENEIDNLRATSVVSTGYGPGVTILGGLGVVGPTRMDYPSTIATVRAVARYVGDLLAQN